The following are encoded in a window of Cyprinus carpio isolate SPL01 chromosome B18, ASM1834038v1, whole genome shotgun sequence genomic DNA:
- the LOC109064831 gene encoding sialic acid-binding Ig-like lectin 13, which yields MTLRMFVADLLVFSSILSAAWCQSVLKVSVPKTLISTSGSCLLIPCLFNISKEKENIPDSSPVVTWRRGSLWKLYDTDDFTNTHHQMEPVMEVVGDLGKKNCTSVMRNLSSKHSDRYYFRIETKTFTMIDTKAVYINVSDSLAEPDVTVPVLREGEKVNLTCTAPAPCPSHPPNVIWAPALGGDVTQRTQMNADGTQSVSAILNFMPSFQHHELKVNCVSIHPLHREDKPLLSHKSVILSVEYPPKKTRISLSGLVWLGNNVTLTCQSNANPPAVHRWFLKRAGVEEELSISRVLSFTAAQDNTGEYICEAQNQYGAMNSTNLQITVPGISFTAFLSLLAVLLLLVFPLLVLLILVIYRRYKEPIRSETRQDQDIYANVSASAVESQQLQLKPDSLAEPDVTVPVLREGEKVNLTCTAPAPCPSHPPNVIWAPALGGDVTQRTRMNADGTQSVSAILNFIPSFQHHELKVNCVSIHPLHREDKAPAQPQERHPQCGV from the exons ATGACTCTCAGAATGTTTGTTGCAGATCTTCTTGTATTCAGCTCTATTCTATCAg CTGCTTGGTGTCAGTCAGTTCTGAAAGTATCGGTCCCCAAAACCCTGATCAGCACCAGCGGCTCTTGCCTTCTGATTCCCTGCCTATTCAACATTTCAAAGGAGAAAGAAAACATTCCTGACAGTTCACCAGTAGTAACATGGAGACGAGGATCTCTGTGGAAACTCTATGATACAGATGATTTCACCAACACTCACCATCAGATGGAACCTGTGATGGAAGTGGTGGGTGACCTAGGAAAGAAGAACTGCACTTCTGTCATGAGAAACCTCAGCAGCAAGCATTCAGATCGTTACTACTTCAGGATTGAAACTAAGACCTTCACTATGATTGACACAAAAGCTGTGTATATAAATGTGTCAG ATTCCTTGGCTGAGCCGGATGTAACTGTGCCGGTGCTCAGGGAGGGTGAGAAGGTGAATCTGACCTGCACTGCTCCAGCTCCCTGCCCCAGTCACCCTCCAAATGTAATCTGGGCTCCTGCATTAGGTGGTGACGTAACACAGAGGACACAGATGAACGCTGATGGGACTCAGAGTGTTTCTGCCATCTTGAATTTTATGCCGTCGTTCCAGCATCATGAGCTGAAAGTGAACTGTGTTTCCATTCATCCTCTACACAGAGAGGACAAGCCCCTGCTCAGCCACAAGAGCGTCATCCTCAGTGTGGAGT ATCCTCCTAAGAAAACACGGATCTCTCTCTCAGGCTTGGTCTGGCTTGGTAATAATGTGACCCTCACCTGTCAAAGTAATGCCAACCCTCCTGCGGTCCACAGGTGGTTCCTGAAGAGAGCAGGTGTAGAGGAAGAACTGAGCATCTCACGTGTGCTTTCCTTCACTGCGGCCCAAGATAACACTGGGGAATACATTTGTGAGGCACAGAATCAATACGGTGCAATGAACTCCACAAACCTGCAGATCACTGTCCCAG GCATATCCTTCACTGCTTTCCTCTCACTTTTGGCAGTTTTATTATTGCTTGTATTTCCACTTCTTGTACTTCTTATTCTTGTGATTTACAGAAG GTATAAAGAACCAATCAGAAGT GAAACAAGGCAAGATCAGGACATTTATGCCAATGTTTCTGCAAGTGCAGTGGAAAGCCAGCAGCTTCAGTTAAAGCCTG ATTCCTTGGCTGAGCCGGATGTAACTGTGCCGGTGCTCAGGGAGGGTGAGAAGGTGAATCTGACCTGCACTGCTCCAGCTCCCTGCCCCAGTCACCCTCCAAATGTAATCTGGGCTCCTGCATTAGGTGGTGATGTAACACAGAGGACACGGATGAACGCTGATGGGACTCAGAGTGTTTCTGCCATCTTGAATTTTATCCCGTCGTTCCAGCATCATGAGCTGAAAGTGAACTGTGTTTCCATTCATCCTCTACACAGAGAGGACAAGGCCCCTGCTCAGCCACAAGAGCGCCATCCTCAGTGTGGAGTGTGA